In the Natrinema sp. CBA1119 genome, TGGAAGGCGAATCTCAGTAGTATGCAATACCCAGAGTTCCCGGCAGGCGAAGAGCCGATGCAAAACCTTCGGGACATCGGCGATCAGGGGACGATCACGCCTGACTACAACAATCAGAACTTCATCAAAGGCCTCACGGAGGGGAACTGACAATGACGATGGAACGAAAGAAGTCGAAGTTCCTCTATGATTTCCTTCCGGGAGCGACATTCAATCATTCCGAGACGAACCTGAGTGGACTGATTACTCGACTCCACCCGGATGATGACGGCCATGGTCACGACGTGGTCCCGGATCTGCCGGATCAATATATCCTGCGCCGGATCCAGCGACACGCGAACAAGTGGACCAACTGGCAGGAACTCGATTTTAACCCAACGGAGGTTTCCATCGTCCAGCCAGGAGCGGCGAACTTCGAAGTCTTCCCCCGAACCTTCGCCTGTGGGAACTGCGGGACGGCCAACCAGTTCCACTACAACGAGATTAATGAATTCCCGGGTGGCGGGCAGACCCCCAACTGCCAGCGCTGTGGCACGCCCATGCATGACCACGACCAGATGCGTTTCGCAGCCGTCTGTTCCTGTGGCCAGATTCAAGATATCTACGTCCCCAAACATTGCGGAGCCGGTATGGAGTTCCGAGAGAGTGGTGTCCGGCTCACGGATTCCTATTGGCGATGCACGGATCAGAACTGCAAACACACCGAGGAGTTCAACACCGGTGGAAAGTGCTTCAATCAGGGCTGCGATCGCAACGATCTCAAGGTCCTACCTCACTCGGCCTCGACCACGTTCTACCCCCAAACCCAAACGTTGGTAAACGTTCGCCAGGATTTGGACACGCTGCGCACAAACGGACAGTATCAGACCCAGATTGTGAGTGACTATCTCCTCGATGAAGCCCAGCTAGGCGAGCCCGACCCAGACAAAGTGATGGATCTAGCTATAGACTTGCTGCAGTCTGGGGAAGCAGAGTCTAACGAGCAGGCCAGAGAGCTGGCCAAAGAGCGCCTCAGGATCGATATTAGTGACCATCGAAACCAGACAGATCAGTTCCTTCGCCAGCAGTTCAATGATCGACAGCGAGTTCAGGTGAGCGAGGAACTCTTTGAGTACCTCTCTATGACGAGTGAGACCTACGACGAGGAGGGGTACATCTATTCGTATACGCTCGAGGAACTCGCAGCTGGCGAACACGAAACGCATCTCGAGTCCAAGTTGTTACAGGAATACTTGGCCGAGCGTGATCAGAGGAATCTCAGTACCGTCCGCCTGATTAAGAACTTCCCTATTACCGTTGTCACGTACGGTTATACGCGGTTGTCTCCCGAGCCTAGTGGAGGCTTTGGTGAGGACGACCCAAGTGACGGCGCCACGCCACCGGCGCTGAACCTCTTTCGGAGCGGGAAGTGGGCTGACGTCGAGATATTCGCACGGACTAACGACGCCGAAGCCGTAATGTTCACGCTAGATCACGACGCCGTCTTCGAGTGGCTCACTGCGAATTTCGACGTAGACGCAGAGGCGAGCGATCTCAAGGAGTGGTATCTGACACAGGTGACTAATCCTGGTCGATTCGGGGCGATCAACCCGGCCGAGGAACCAGTCTCGCGGGCGGTATTCTCACTGTTGCACACCTACTCCCATGCCGTTATCGAAGCGATAGGTGCGTTGTCGGGCTACGGTCGGGAAAGCCTCGTTGAGCATCTACTCCCCCGGACGCTTTCGACAGTCATCTACAAGCGTGCGGATACGGACTACAGCCTTGGGTCGATCTTCACACTGTTCGAGGATCGCTTTTTGGATGTGATGGATCAACTCGAAGAGGCAGCGTTCTGCACATACGATACGATCTGTCAAGCGGACCACAACGGGGCCTGTGAGGATTGTTTGTTCCTCTCGAACATCACCTGCACCAATTCCAACAAAAATCTCAGTCGATCGCTCCTGTTCGGCGGGGAGTTCGACGGGCAATCGATCGACGGCTACCTATAGAAATCTACAGTCTATCCCATTGAATCCCCGGCATTAGACCTTGGCTGTACTCGGTGGGTCATCGACTTCGAACGAAGTCTTAGAGGTCGGCCTGCATCGCTCGCCGGATCGCCAATAGTACTTCCTCAATATGGTCTGGATCGGACGAATCGTCAACATGAATTGAGAGGACACAGTTGACTGCGCCCTCCGAGTCGATCGTGATCTCCGTCTTCACGTCATCCGGGCTGAATGGCTCGCCAGTGATAGTGGTCTGGATCCCAGCATTCGTCGTCCCTGCATCAGTAGGATCGTCAATGTTGACCGAGCCCGAGTCAACTTGGTCCTCCTTGTAGCTGGCGTTCAGTCTGTCTTTTACGCTAGTGGCGATAGATTCCGACCCAGACTCCGAGTCGTCTTGGGAGTCGCTTGCGGTCCAAACCGTCTCCGGAAGGCGATCGCGAAACTCTTCATCAAATTTGAAGTGACAGATGGTGTTCCTGGATGCGAAGACGTACTCACCCATCCCTGCGGCCTCCAACGTCGCGAAGAACGTCCCGACACGTTCTTTCAGCGTTTTTGTGCTCAACTCAAGTCCGTACTCATCTTTTAACATCGAGAGTACCGTCTGGCGCTCTAAGGGACCTTCGAAGAGCACGCCCTTGTCGTCCAACGAGCGGAGGATCTGGCAGTACGGTTCGTGGTTCGCCAGTCCAGCTGCGAACACGTCCGCTCGCTTGCGGCCGGCCTCGGTGATTAACTCCGTTCCCAATTCAGTCGTAACAACACCTTTGTCGGTCGCTGAGAGGAACCCTAACCACTCGCCGAGTCTGATCGTATCATAGACTGCGTCGTTGTTTTCCACGAGCTCATCAACTAACTGGGATTTGCTCCGGGGCTGGTTAGCCACGAGTCGACAAATCTCCTCAAGTCGGTCCACAGAGGCTTCGCGGGGGAGGGCAGCAGTGTTTTCGATAGTAGGTGGCAATTTCCTCGTCAAGTATGTCAGCCCGAATATAATGTATCTATCGGTACTTCGTGGCAGTAGTGGTATTCCCTAGACTAGTCCCATTGCCGTTCACATGTGACTATCAAGGGAGGTTGACAGCTCATAATAAAGACTTAGGTATATGTATTGAGGTGCGAACTGTATGGCAAAAGCGGAACAACAGAGCCTCCAACAAATCTTCCACGAGGCTCGACTCAATGTTCCCCGATATCAGCGGAGTTACGCTTGGACAGAGACCGAGGTTGCGGACCTGCTTGAAGATATCACCTATGTTATCCAGCGGGACGCCGCTGTCGGTGACTCTCGTGATGTCGTCCACTACTTTGGGACAATCGTTCTGGATGACGTACGTGAGATCGACAGTCCAACGCCTAACGACTGGACGCTGTACAACGTCGTTGACGGGCAGCAACGGCTGACAACGGCAAGTTTGCTGGTGGGGTGTCTCTGTGAGGAACTACAGAACCTGAATGGCATCGTAGATGTAGATACATCTAGACGTAACTCGCCCGACGAGCTCTATCAACAGTACCGGGATCTGTACGTCAAATACCGGAACAAGCAGAACGGTCGGCGGTTCAAACCAGCCCGGTTGACCAAGCAAGCCTACAGCCAGCTCGTGGTCGCTGAGAAGCCCCCAGGGGTAATCCTCGACAAAGAGGAGGCCCTGCTGCCTGCACGCCGACTCGCGGAAGCCAAGCAAGTCATTCAAGGCTGGTTAGAAGACAAACGCGAAGCCCATCTCGAAGCATCACTTGAGGACGCAGCACAGGCGAACCTCCGTGCGTATTTTGACCATCTCTATGACGTTCTCTCGGCAATCGACAATATCTTCGAGGTGACCAAATACGAAGTTGACGACGCCGCGGAAGCAGGACGCCTCTTCGAGGTTGTCAACGATCGCGGCAAGGATCTAACAATCGCTGAGAAAATCAAAAGCCACCTGCTGTATTGTGCCGGTGAAGTCGAACAGCTGGATTCAGAAAACGTCGCTCGGGACTTCAATGACGCTGTTGAGACGATTACGCTCGGAGGTGGTGACGAAGAGCTTGTCGACCAATTCGTCAAGCGCCACTGGGAGATGTTCACCGGCGAAACGAAGCGCCGGCGACCACATTCGGATATCTCGGACATCCATCGCCGAATCAAACAGATCGATCGCTATGCCTCTTTAGATCGGCCGGAAGCGGATCTCGCCGACTGGATTAATAGATATGTCGAATCGCTTCGGGAGGCCGCGGAGGCGTTCAATGCGATTTACGATCCCGAACGGCTTGGCAATCAGTACGATGGCATCGATGCAGCGACGCTAAACAAGCTCACGGCCGTGGATACCTGTGGGGCGGCTTCTACGTTCCGACCTCTGCTTATGGCAGCGTATCTCAAGATGGATGTCAAGAGCGACGACTTCGCCGACCTAGTGCGGGCCTGTGAAGTGTTCGCCGTTCGAGCCTTCGAAATTATGAACCGAAGTACGATGTTACTTCGGCGACAGCTCAAACGCGAATCACATCGACTGTTCATTGCTGACTGGACGGAGACTGACATCAGGGACCTATTCGATGCAGTCACGATCGATGACCGTTACAGTAGTGTCGATAACGCCGTCACCTCAATCATCGATAAAATCGATACCGAGACTGGCAACCGCGCTCCTGAATCGGATATCATTGATTGCTTAACCCGGGGAGACGTCATCAGCGGTGAGTTCAATCGGGGTTGGGGTGGCTTCGGGAATGGGAAAAACACCGTGCTGTACCTTCTATATGAGTACGAACGCTCACTGCGCAGCCAAATGGGTACGACCGGGCTGCATACCCTGGTCGGCTTCGGGACATTCGTTACCGAAGCTGAAATAGAACATATTGCGCCGCAGAATCCTGACGTCGCAGAGGCACGTCTGGAGAACCACAACGAAAACCGTCACCGTTTGGCGAACCTCGCATTCCTCTGGCCACAAGACAACAAGACCGTCGGGAATGACACATACGAAAGAAAATACAACAAGATCTACAAGGACTCAAAGATCGCGATTCTGGAGCACCTCTCTGATCCCGCCGATGGATGGGACCTAGGTGCCCTGAATCAGCGGGAAGACGAGCTGGTAAAGTTCGTGCTTGAACGCTGGGCGGGACACAAGCGTGCACGTGTACTGCTTACAAAGGAACCAACCACTGACCAGAAGGCCTGGCTGCGAGAGGAGGTCCAGGCACACTACAGCGGTATGGAAAACGGAAACACTCTTCCGACGATCGTCTTCGAGACAAGTGCGGACGGCTCCGTTCAGGACAAGTCCTACAAGCGCTACAAGCCCTGCAGTAGCTGTGGCGGGCTGAAAATGGAACTCGACGGGGATGACTTTCATTGTGCCTGCGGCACGAACATTCGGGTACCGAACTACCAAGTATCGAAATAATCTGGGCGACCGTCGCCTAACAATCGATTAGGCTAGCCCGCCGGACAGCATTTATCAAGCGATTAGGGATTCTCATTTGCCTCGGCAAATTCACGAAGATAATCATCGTATTGGGAGTCTCCAAACGATTCCGTGTCGAATCCGTCTTGCCAGGCCCCTCTAAGAGCAATTTTCTGATATTATTTCCAAGCGAATCGTCTGTTCAGAATCTGAACGAACTCTAAACGGCGAACGACGCGTTTCTTAAAACGACCCAACGTTGTCCCTTGGATTTCAACCGTCCACAAATCAGAGGGGCCCTGACAGATATGATATAGAGGGTCTCGCCGACCGATATACCGAAAACCGGAGGACAATAGAAGCCGCGAACAAAGCATCCAACTAGCATAACATACTGAAAACAAGACCTGGTTTAAAACCCATACCCCAGTTTCCAGTGGATCAGCTGGAACTCGCGGAGGCGTCAGTAATTTTTTGAGCAAGTGCCCTTAGGCACACTCGCTAAGGGGGTTGTCCCAGCGGTCGGGAACGGATAACCTGCTCGAGTCACATTCTCGCTCTATCGTGCCGACCGACTCTCCAGTCGAAACACACGTTCGACGATATTCCGGTAAAACAGACCGCTAATTAGTCCCTTACGACAGTGTTGCCACTCACTGGGACGGCGCTATCTGAGGGTCGGATTCACTTTTCCGTACTCCCATGAATCGGGATCCGATCGCCACTGAACATTGGCCGCTCGAAGTTCGAGCGGGTCACGACCGATCGAGGACCACGCGTCGACGGCCTCGGCGAGTATGTCCTGGACACGCGGGTTAGACGAACTCTTCAGCTTCGAGAGAATCGTATCGATCCGTAGCGTCGTATCCTCCTCATCGGCAACGCCGACGAGACTCGCACTGTACTTCGTACAGAACTGTTGCCAGGCGTTCGATGACGCGCTCTTCGTCTCGAGGTTGTAGAGCTTCGAGACACGATCGGCAGCGTTCTCGATACCGAACTCGACCTGCTCGACGATCGCAGTGATGTCCTGCTCGAACTTCTTGCTCGCGAAGGAGACGCAGGCGTTGTCGTTTCGCAGTACACCCCGGAGTCGGTCGAGCGTCCGATACACCGTACTGATACTCCGCCCAGTGTTATCCGCCAGCTCGTTCGGGTGTTGCTCTCCGCCATCAGTGACGAGCGTCTTGAGGACCTTCTCGTCGCTCTCACGGAGTCCGACGAACGTCTGGAGGATCATCGCGTTCTGCTCGGTCTCGAGTTCCGGCGTCGGATCAGCGAACAGCTCGACGGGCTTCTCCGAAGCGACTGCGTCGAAGTGATCGTCGGGGACGTACGTCGTCTGATCGACCTGGACCGGAACTCCGCTCCAGGAAAGAACGTTGATGAGCGTCTCGTCGATCTCCCGACGTAGCTTACGATGATCTTCCCATCGGAACGAGCGATTGCTGTTCAGCTTCTTTTTCAGCAGCACGCCCACCTTCGGATGGTAGAGCGGATCCGTCTCATCGTCTTCGCGGACGTACTTCGGGTGGTAGTGCTTGATCTGTTTCCCGAATCGGTGGCCCGAGATCAGTCGCTTCGCGTCCGGCGTCGGCAGCCGGACTCGGTGATTATATCCGACGATGTCCTCGTTGTCGACGCGGTACTCGAACTTACTGCCTTTCTCGGTCGCACAGAGGTGCATCAATCGCTGCATGATTCCGGCTCGACCGACGACCTTGGGACTCCAGGATCGATTTAGCCGGACGTATCGTTCGTACGTCGTGATATTACTCATCCCGTGGACCTCTCCCGCGAAATAGTCCGTGTTGATCGGGAGACTGCCTTCTCGAGCCAGCACCTGGACGAACGTCGGCAGCAGACGACGGAACTCGAGCGGTTCGAGATTCGAGCCGGCGAAGCGAACGTTGACGCCTTCGTCTTCGGGAAGGTTGTCGAACGGCGTCGAGACCTGGTCGCCAGTCTCGTAATGACGCATGTTCGCGAACCGGGACTGAATCAAGAAGTTCGCCTTCCGTTCTCCTTGTCCGTACCCGCTGATCCGGTATTCGTAGAGCCGCTCACTCGCAACGTCGTCCTCGAGGCGCGGTGCGATTCCGCTCTTCTGGTACTTGAGGTTGATCGTCCACTCTTCGCCGTCGACTTCCGTGTCGATCTCACCGGAGTATCCGTCGAACCGTTGGATGAGGAGTCGACCGAGAATCCAGTATGGACTCAGCCCGTGCTCGGTGAAGATGAGGTTCCCTTCGCACTCGTGAGGTGCAGTCGCGATCTGCCTCACGCGCGACACCCCAATTTATGAGAGTTGAGACTGTAGTGTGCAGGTAGCTTTCCCCCTCTTCCGGGGGAAATTGAAGGAATCGTATTAAGCCTAGGCCGGGATTTGAACCCGGGCTCTCGTCCTTACCAAGGACGCGCTTTACCGCTAAGCTACCCAGGCACGCATCTGTTCGTTGACCGGAGTCGTCTTTATGGGTTTCGATTCGAGCGGGCCGTGCGCCGGGTTGTCGCAGCCCCATCCCGCGATTGCGTTCGTCTCTCAGGGATCCGTCGCGGACGTCGCTCGATCGGTCGTGGAATCCTCGAGCGACAGCTCTCGAGCCCGCGCGTGGAGGTCGGTGAGACAGTCCGCGACTGGGGGAAACGAGGTGCCGACATCGGCGGCGAACTCCGCGACGACGGCGTGCAGTCGGGGTGAGGGGGTTTCGCCGACGGCGACGGCGCCGGTACGGACGGCCAGTTCGAGCACGTCTCGCTCGAGGTTCGCATCGGTCGATGCGGGATCGCCGCCGTCGATGCCAACGGCGGTGCCGGCGCTGGTTTCGGCTCCGGACTCGAGATCTTCGCGGCGGGTCTGGTCGCGACCGAACGACTGCACCGTTCGGACGGCTTTGTCGGCGGCGTCGGTGCGCGCCAGCAGGTAGAAGCCGCGGGCGACGAGGATATCGGCGGCGAGGATCCCGAGGTCGGCGTCGCTGGCTTCGGCGTCGGTCGCCGTCCAGGGTTCGTCGTGAGCGAGCGACCGCGTCAGTCGCAGCCCCTCGTAGATGAGTTGGACGCCGGCCGCGTGGGTCGTAATGCGAGCGGGGTCGCGATCGGAGCTGACGGCTTGCGTTCGGTTCCGGTCGGGTTCGGACTCGCCGTCGCGGTGCGGCTCGTCCGCGTCCTCGAGGACGCGACCCTCAGTGCGCATCGCCGCGGCGCTCTCGAGGGTGAGGACCGCGGGGACCATCGACGCTCGATCGAGGATAGAGTCGAGATATTCGTGCAGCCGTGGTGGTTCGACGTCCGCGACGGCCTCGAGGGCGGCACGCCGACAGCTGTCGGCCTCTTCCATTAGCGAGGGGTTACGAGGGCGGAGCCAAAGACCTTTGGAAACGCCCGGTCGACTGCTGCCATGCTCGACGTTGACACGAACGGATCGGTTCGCACCGTCACGATCGACCGCCCCGAGGCGCGCAACGCCCTCACCGTGGATGGCCTCGAGGCCCTCGAGACGGCGATCGACGACGCCGACGAACCGGTGATCTCCCTCCGCGGTCGCGGTCCGGCCTTCTCCGCGGGAGCCGATCTGAACGAGGTCGCGGCGCTCGAGGGAGATCGCGACCGCGCGGCCGATTTCGCGCGCCTGGGCCAGCGCGTCGCGCGGACGATCGAGGACGCTCCCGCAGTCGTCGTCGCCGGGATCGACGGGCCCGCACGCGGCGGCGGCCTCGAACTCGCGCTGGCCTGTGACGTTCGTGTGGGCACGCCCGAGTCGACCTACGGCGAACCGGGGGTCAGCTTCGGGCTGTTCGGCGCCTGGGGCGGGACCGTCCGGTTGCCCCGGGTGCTCGGCGAGGGCGACGCGCTCGAGTTCGCGCTCTCGGGACGGTCGATCGACGCCGAGGAAGCGCTACGGATCGGACTCATTTCGCGCATCGATGACGATCCTCGATCGGTCGCCGAAGAGATCGCGACAAACGAGACCGATGCGCTGGTCGCCCTGAAACGCCGGATCCGAGACGACAGCGAGCGTGCGACACAAGAGCGACGCGAGGCCGCCGCCTTCGCCGACCTCGTCGCCGCTCACGCCGACGATATCGACGCGTTGCTCGAGTAGGTGACGTGGATCGAGCAGCGGACGACGGTTGGGGAAAGTAATTTGTTCGCTTACATGAATTGGGGTGGTATGCCCGGACCGGTGTTTCTGGAGGGCGACCGCGTCACGCTGCGCCCGATCGAGGAAGAGGATCTCGAGTTTCTACAAGCGCAGGTCAACGACTCGCAAATCTGGCGGCCGATCGGTCGCTCGAGGCCCGTGAACCGCGAGCAGGAACGCGAGTTCTTCGAGAACGATGTCTGTGGTGACGACACCGTCGTGCTCCTGATCGTCGCCGATTCGACGCCGGTCGGGACGGTCGGGCTCCACTCCTTCGACCGGGAGGCCCGGAACGCCGAACTCGGCTACTGGGTCGCACCG is a window encoding:
- a CDS encoding GNAT family N-acetyltransferase; the protein is MPGPVFLEGDRVTLRPIEEEDLEFLQAQVNDSQIWRPIGRSRPVNREQEREFFENDVCGDDTVVLLIVADSTPVGTVGLHSFDREARNAELGYWVAPEHHERGYGTDAVERVVRYAFDQLGLHRISARVFAFNEPSRRLLESVDFTREGVHRDVEFVDGEYHDAYWYGLLEDEWRQK
- a CDS encoding DUF262 domain-containing protein, which produces MAKAEQQSLQQIFHEARLNVPRYQRSYAWTETEVADLLEDITYVIQRDAAVGDSRDVVHYFGTIVLDDVREIDSPTPNDWTLYNVVDGQQRLTTASLLVGCLCEELQNLNGIVDVDTSRRNSPDELYQQYRDLYVKYRNKQNGRRFKPARLTKQAYSQLVVAEKPPGVILDKEEALLPARRLAEAKQVIQGWLEDKREAHLEASLEDAAQANLRAYFDHLYDVLSAIDNIFEVTKYEVDDAAEAGRLFEVVNDRGKDLTIAEKIKSHLLYCAGEVEQLDSENVARDFNDAVETITLGGGDEELVDQFVKRHWEMFTGETKRRRPHSDISDIHRRIKQIDRYASLDRPEADLADWINRYVESLREAAEAFNAIYDPERLGNQYDGIDAATLNKLTAVDTCGAASTFRPLLMAAYLKMDVKSDDFADLVRACEVFAVRAFEIMNRSTMLLRRQLKRESHRLFIADWTETDIRDLFDAVTIDDRYSSVDNAVTSIIDKIDTETGNRAPESDIIDCLTRGDVISGEFNRGWGGFGNGKNTVLYLLYEYERSLRSQMGTTGLHTLVGFGTFVTEAEIEHIAPQNPDVAEARLENHNENRHRLANLAFLWPQDNKTVGNDTYERKYNKIYKDSKIAILEHLSDPADGWDLGALNQREDELVKFVLERWAGHKRARVLLTKEPTTDQKAWLREEVQAHYSGMENGNTLPTIVFETSADGSVQDKSYKRYKPCSSCGGLKMELDGDDFHCACGTNIRVPNYQVSK
- a CDS encoding AAA-associated domain-containing protein, encoding MDRLEEICRLVANQPRSKSQLVDELVENNDAVYDTIRLGEWLGFLSATDKGVVTTELGTELITEAGRKRADVFAAGLANHEPYCQILRSLDDKGVLFEGPLERQTVLSMLKDEYGLELSTKTLKERVGTFFATLEAAGMGEYVFASRNTICHFKFDEEFRDRLPETVWTASDSQDDSESGSESIATSVKDRLNASYKEDQVDSGSVNIDDPTDAGTTNAGIQTTITGEPFSPDDVKTEITIDSEGAVNCVLSIHVDDSSDPDHIEEVLLAIRRAMQADL
- a CDS encoding enoyl-CoA hydratase/isomerase family protein, encoding MLDVDTNGSVRTVTIDRPEARNALTVDGLEALETAIDDADEPVISLRGRGPAFSAGADLNEVAALEGDRDRAADFARLGQRVARTIEDAPAVVVAGIDGPARGGGLELALACDVRVGTPESTYGEPGVSFGLFGAWGGTVRLPRVLGEGDALEFALSGRSIDAEEALRIGLISRIDDDPRSVAEEIATNETDALVALKRRIRDDSERATQERREAAAFADLVAAHADDIDALLE